Proteins from a genomic interval of Rhodococcoides fascians A25f:
- a CDS encoding DUF2469 domain-containing protein produces MSAEDLEKYETEMELSLYREYRDIVGQFNYVVETERRFYLANSVELIPHNADGEIYFELRMSDSWVWDMYRPARFVKHVRVITFKDVNIEELDKPDLRLPE; encoded by the coding sequence ATGAGTGCCGAAGATCTCGAAAAGTACGAAACCGAGATGGAGCTCTCGCTGTATCGCGAGTATCGGGACATCGTAGGTCAGTTCAACTACGTGGTCGAAACCGAACGTCGGTTCTATCTGGCGAACTCCGTCGAACTCATTCCGCACAACGCCGACGGTGAGATCTACTTCGAATTGCGGATGTCGGATTCGTGGGTGTGGGACATGTATCGCCCCGCCCGTTTCGTCAAGCACGTCCGAGTGATCACGTTCAAGGACGTCAACATCGAAGAGTTGGACAAACCAGACCTTCGCCTTCCGGAATAG
- a CDS encoding ribonuclease HII, with the protein MTTAPRRVPRARATLTRSSWPPRPVIRRAAGLRTMESALERGGLGPVAGVDEAGRGACAGPLTVAACVLGARAHAALADLDDSKKLTERRREELFPKIQKLALAWSVVFIDAAEVDRIGVHVANIEGMRRAVAGLGVTPGYVLTDGFRVPGLPVPSLPVIGGDATAACIAAASVLAKVSRDRLMVQMDEEIPGYGFAVHKGYSTRAHSAAMIALGPSREHRMSYANVAAAAAGSAGDPPVGRAAGTTRNGDAVGRMDCRDAGAR; encoded by the coding sequence ATGACGACGGCCCCCCGCCGCGTGCCCCGTGCACGAGCGACTCTGACGCGGTCGTCGTGGCCGCCACGTCCGGTCATCCGGCGGGCTGCCGGTTTGCGGACGATGGAGTCGGCCTTGGAGCGCGGAGGTCTCGGGCCGGTTGCGGGTGTGGACGAAGCAGGCAGGGGAGCGTGTGCCGGCCCGTTGACGGTGGCGGCGTGCGTACTCGGTGCGCGCGCCCACGCAGCGCTGGCCGATCTGGACGACTCGAAGAAATTGACCGAGCGCCGACGCGAGGAGCTGTTCCCCAAGATCCAGAAGCTGGCACTGGCATGGAGCGTGGTGTTCATCGACGCTGCCGAGGTCGATCGCATCGGGGTGCACGTTGCGAACATCGAGGGAATGCGTCGCGCAGTTGCCGGGCTCGGAGTGACCCCCGGGTACGTGCTCACCGACGGCTTTCGGGTGCCCGGCCTGCCGGTTCCGTCGCTACCGGTGATCGGCGGCGACGCCACCGCCGCGTGCATCGCTGCCGCGAGCGTGCTGGCGAAGGTCTCACGCGATCGGCTGATGGTACAGATGGACGAAGAGATTCCGGGCTACGGATTCGCCGTCCACAAGGGCTACAGCACGCGGGCTCATTCGGCCGCCATGATCGCTCTCGGCCCCAGCCGAGAACATCGAATGTCGTATGCGAATGTCGCTGCGGCGGCCGCGGGCTCGGCTGGGGATCCACCTGTGGGTCGTGCCGCAGGCACCACTCGGAACGGCGACGCCGTGGGGCGAATGGACTGCCGCGACGCAGGTGCGCGATGA
- the lepB gene encoding signal peptidase I translates to MTQSPQDPTDEPDDESSQNKRRDRKPRSFWRELPILILVALVLSFLLQTFVARVYLIPSESMEPTLHGCAGCTGDRIVVEKIGYRFGDPKPGDIVVFRGPDSWNDEFVSQRSDNSIVRGAQEVGSLIGVVAPDENDLVKRVIATGGQTVECCDDQGRVLVDGKPLDEPYIEMDFPFAPGTMTCDTELKSGRCFDPVTVPEGNIWVMGDNRSNSRDSRYHVTDEFTGTVPIDNVIGKAVFIALPPSRTGLLDSPDIQGR, encoded by the coding sequence GTGACGCAGTCCCCACAGGATCCGACCGATGAGCCCGACGACGAGTCTTCCCAGAACAAGCGTCGGGATCGCAAGCCACGATCGTTCTGGCGAGAGCTTCCGATTCTCATTCTGGTAGCGCTCGTGTTGAGTTTTCTGCTCCAGACATTCGTCGCTCGGGTGTACTTGATCCCGTCCGAATCGATGGAGCCGACTCTGCACGGCTGCGCGGGCTGTACCGGCGACCGGATCGTGGTCGAAAAGATCGGTTACCGCTTCGGAGACCCGAAGCCCGGCGACATCGTCGTCTTTCGTGGTCCGGATTCGTGGAACGACGAATTCGTCTCGCAGCGCTCCGACAATTCGATTGTCCGCGGGGCTCAGGAAGTGGGCTCCTTGATCGGCGTCGTCGCCCCGGACGAGAACGATCTGGTCAAACGCGTCATTGCCACCGGCGGTCAGACCGTCGAGTGCTGTGACGATCAGGGCCGAGTACTCGTCGATGGAAAGCCCTTGGACGAGCCGTACATTGAGATGGATTTCCCGTTCGCGCCCGGGACGATGACCTGCGATACCGAACTGAAGTCGGGACGCTGCTTCGACCCCGTGACCGTTCCGGAGGGCAACATCTGGGTGATGGGAGACAACCGGAGCAACTCACGAGACTCCCGTTATCACGTCACCGACGAATTCACCGGTACCGTTCCGATCGACAACGTGATCGGTAAGGCCGTCTTCATTGCGCTGCCACCGTCACGGACGGGCCTCCTGGATTCTCCCGACATTCAAGGTCGATGA
- a CDS encoding YifB family Mg chelatase-like AAA ATPase yields MPLGRAHSVAVNGVDGVLVEIEADIGQGLPGTHLVGLPDTALNESRDRVKAAVKNSGGTWPDSRVILALSPATLPKGGSVYDLALALSVLDAAKAIPRGSLSETVFLGELALDGRLRAVRGVLPGVLAVKGAGWQRVVVPMQCLPEAGLVDGIDVLGAGSLGDVVAWLRGEQALESPVPTEWHQEIYPDLSDVAGQADARWALEVAAAGAHHIMLTGPPGIGKTMLAQRLPGILPPLTESEALEVTAIHSVAGLLTTARPLITSPPFIAPHHSTSVSALVGGGTGMAKPGAVSRAHRGVLFLDECAEMSVRVLEALRTPLEDGEIRIARRDGVARYPARFQLVLAANPCPCAPARQVDCVCAPTARRKYLGKLSGPLLDRVDLRIQMMGVATGALVDEVGEGTSEIRARVTGARDAAAHRWQDFGWRTNAEVPGPALRQRFRLARSTLAPVERALRNGSLTARGADRAIRVAWTLSDLAGGTVPGADEVGAALDFRDRGVA; encoded by the coding sequence ATGCCACTCGGGAGAGCGCATTCGGTTGCGGTCAACGGTGTCGACGGTGTGCTGGTGGAGATCGAAGCCGATATCGGGCAGGGCTTGCCCGGCACCCATCTGGTCGGTCTGCCCGATACCGCGCTGAACGAGTCGCGAGATCGCGTGAAAGCTGCCGTGAAGAACTCGGGTGGCACGTGGCCGGACAGCCGGGTGATTCTCGCGCTGTCGCCCGCGACGTTGCCCAAGGGTGGATCGGTGTACGACCTCGCTCTCGCGTTGTCTGTTCTCGATGCGGCGAAGGCCATTCCGCGCGGGAGTCTGTCGGAGACGGTGTTTCTGGGCGAACTCGCTCTGGACGGCCGGCTCAGGGCGGTTCGCGGGGTCTTGCCCGGTGTGCTTGCGGTCAAGGGTGCAGGTTGGCAACGGGTGGTGGTCCCGATGCAGTGTCTACCCGAGGCGGGCCTGGTGGACGGTATCGACGTGCTGGGCGCAGGCTCGCTCGGGGATGTCGTGGCGTGGCTTCGCGGCGAGCAAGCCTTGGAATCGCCGGTGCCGACCGAGTGGCATCAGGAGATCTATCCGGATCTCAGTGATGTAGCCGGGCAGGCGGATGCGCGGTGGGCTCTGGAAGTGGCGGCAGCCGGAGCGCATCACATCATGCTGACCGGACCGCCGGGGATCGGCAAAACTATGCTGGCGCAGCGTCTTCCGGGGATTCTGCCACCGCTGACCGAGTCCGAGGCGCTCGAGGTGACGGCCATCCATTCGGTGGCCGGGTTGTTGACCACTGCGCGACCGCTCATCACATCGCCGCCGTTCATCGCACCTCATCATTCGACGTCGGTGAGCGCCTTGGTGGGTGGGGGAACGGGAATGGCCAAGCCGGGAGCGGTCAGTCGCGCGCATCGCGGAGTCCTGTTTCTGGACGAATGCGCCGAGATGAGCGTTCGCGTACTCGAGGCTCTGCGGACTCCGTTGGAGGACGGTGAGATTCGCATTGCTCGTCGAGACGGTGTGGCGAGATATCCGGCTCGATTTCAGCTGGTTCTGGCGGCGAACCCGTGCCCGTGCGCACCTGCGCGACAGGTCGATTGTGTCTGTGCGCCCACTGCTCGGCGCAAATATCTCGGAAAGCTTTCGGGGCCGTTGCTGGACCGTGTCGATCTCCGCATACAGATGATGGGTGTCGCGACGGGAGCGCTGGTCGACGAGGTGGGGGAGGGAACGAGTGAGATCCGCGCACGCGTGACCGGAGCCAGGGACGCGGCCGCCCACCGGTGGCAGGATTTCGGCTGGAGAACAAATGCAGAAGTCCCGGGACCTGCGCTACGGCAACGGTTTCGGCTGGCGCGCTCGACGCTCGCGCCGGTGGAGCGTGCGCTGCGGAACGGATCGTTGACCGCGCGGGGAGCAGACAGGGCGATACGGGTGGCGTGGACGCTGAGCGACCTCGCAGGTGGCACGGTTCCGGGTGCCGACGAGGTCGGAGCCGCACTGGATTTCCGCGACAGGGGAGTGGCATGA
- the rplS gene encoding 50S ribosomal protein L19 produces MNTLDFLDNQSLRGDIPDFRPGDTLNVHVKVIEGSKERIQIFKGVVIRRQGGGVRETFTVRKVSFGVGVERTFPVHSPNIAQFEVLTRGDVRRAKLYYLRDLRGKAAKIKEKR; encoded by the coding sequence ATGAACACTCTGGACTTTCTCGACAATCAGTCGCTGCGTGGCGACATCCCCGATTTCCGCCCCGGCGACACCCTGAACGTGCACGTCAAGGTCATCGAAGGCTCGAAGGAGCGTATTCAGATCTTCAAGGGCGTCGTCATCCGACGTCAGGGCGGTGGCGTTCGCGAGACGTTCACGGTTCGTAAGGTCTCGTTCGGCGTCGGCGTCGAGCGCACCTTCCCGGTGCACAGCCCCAACATTGCGCAGTTCGAGGTCCTCACCCGCGGTGACGTCCGTCGCGCCAAGCTCTACTACCTCCGCGATCTGCGTGGCAAGGCTGCCAAGATCAAGGAAAAGCGCTGA
- a CDS encoding YraN family protein: protein MATNQELGARGEDLAVRHLEDIGLEVIERNWRHRSGELDIIAREGDTMVFVEVKTRSGIGYGTPAEAVTYTKQVRIRGLALSWLALQQGPWVQIRFDVIAIVVGRDDNPVITHIRAAF, encoded by the coding sequence ATGGCGACCAATCAGGAACTCGGTGCGCGCGGTGAGGACCTCGCGGTGCGCCATCTCGAGGACATCGGGCTCGAGGTGATCGAGCGGAACTGGCGGCATCGATCCGGTGAGCTCGACATCATCGCGCGCGAGGGTGACACCATGGTGTTCGTCGAGGTGAAGACGCGTTCGGGAATCGGTTACGGAACGCCGGCCGAGGCTGTGACGTACACCAAGCAGGTGCGGATCAGAGGGCTGGCGCTGTCGTGGCTTGCCCTGCAACAGGGTCCGTGGGTGCAGATCAGATTCGACGTGATCGCGATCGTGGTCGGGAGAGACGACAATCCGGTGATCACTCACATCCGGGCTGCGTTCTGA
- a CDS encoding histone-like nucleoid-structuring protein Lsr2 has product MARKTLVQMIDDVDGSVIKDGQGESIEFGIGGNQYRIDLNLKHANELHEQLAFWIEHAEKVSGRRTRKGGAAPAPARGKVDLQDIRAWARENGHEVSARGRISQDVQAAYEAAH; this is encoded by the coding sequence ATGGCACGCAAGACGCTTGTGCAGATGATCGACGATGTCGATGGATCGGTAATCAAAGACGGCCAAGGTGAATCCATCGAATTCGGCATCGGTGGAAACCAGTACCGCATCGATTTGAACCTCAAGCATGCAAACGAATTGCATGAACAGTTGGCTTTCTGGATCGAGCACGCAGAGAAGGTCTCCGGACGCCGTACCCGTAAGGGCGGCGCTGCTCCGGCACCGGCTCGCGGAAAAGTCGATCTTCAGGACATTCGAGCATGGGCACGCGAGAACGGCCACGAGGTCAGTGCTCGCGGCCGCATCAGTCAGGACGTGCAGGCAGCATACGAGGCCGCCCACTGA